In Betaproteobacteria bacterium, the sequence GCAGTTTGACGCCGCGCAGCTTGCGCGCTTCGGCCGGCAGCGCAGGTGCAGCCATCGGGGAGAACAAAGATCTGCCGAGCACGTAGATCAGATAGAGGCCTGTCAACGCCAGGCCTGGCAGAATCGCGCCCTGGTACATGTCGCCCACCGAGCGGCCGAGTTGGTCGGCGAGTACGATGAGTACCAGCGACGGCGGGATGATCTGCGCAAGTGTCCCCGAAGCTGCAATCACGCCGGTCGCGAGGCGCCGGTCATAGCCGTAGCGCAGCATGATCGGCAGCGAAATCAGCCCCATCGAGATGACCGACGCGGCCACCACCCCGGTGGTCGCGGCCAGCAGTGCGCCGACGAGTACGGCGGCATAGGCAAGGCCGCCGCGGACCGGCCCGAACAATTGGCCGACCGTGTCGAGCAGGTCCTCGGCCATGCCGCTGCGCTCGAGCACCAGTCCCATGAAGGTGAAGAACGGCACGGCCAGCAGCGTGTCGTTGGCCATGATGCCGAAGATCCGTTCCGGCAAGGCCTGGAACAGGGCCGAGTGCAACAGCCCCAATTGCACGCCGAGGAAGCCGAAGGCCAGGCCGACCGCGCCAAGCGCGAACGCGACCGGGTAGCCCAGCAGCAGGAACACTACCAGCGCCCCGAACATCAGCGGCCCGATGTTCGCGGTGACGAAGGCGATCATTTCGCCGCTCCCTCGTCGGCGCGCAGCTGCTCGATGGCCGGATCTGCGTGTCTTTCCATCGGATCCGGGATCAGGCCCTTCAGGAAGGCGATGCGCTTGATCAGCTCGGAGACGCCTTGCAGGCTCAGCAGAAAGAACCCGACCGGAACGATCAGCCTTGCCGGCCAGCGAATCAGGCCGCCGGCGTTACTCGACATCTCGCCGCTGACCCAGGCGTTGACGAAGATCGGCCATGCCAGGCACATGATGTAGAGCGATACGGGCAGCAGGAAGAAGAGGGTGCCGAAGACATCGATCCAGGCCTGAGCCCGGCGGGTAAGCCGCGACGACACCACGTCGATCCGGATATGCGCGTTATGCAACAGCGTGTACCCGGCGCACAACAGGAATATCGCCGCGAACAGATACCACTGCAGTTCGAGCCAGGCGTTCGAGCTCAGGTTGAACAGGTAACGAGCCAATGCGTTGGATGCGCTGACCAGCGCCATCACCAACACGAGCCAGAGAACGGTTCGTCCGACCCGCTCGTTGAGCGCGTCAATGGCATGCGAAATCGTCAAAAGGAACTTCATCATGGCGTGCTCCGATCGCGGTGAATCCCGGTCTTGCAGCGGTGGCGAAGGGATTCTCGCCGATCGGGCGCCTGTGTGCAAAACTGACGGGTTCGCGTCGGATTGCATACGGGATTACTATGTGGCGCTACCCATTACTCTCAGGACATGCGCATGTTTGAAACGACTATTGCAGGCAGCTTGCCCAAGCCGTCCTGGCTCGCCGAGCCGAACAAGCTGTGGCCCCAATGGAAGCTCTCGGGTGAAGCGCTCGCCGAGGCAAAGCGCGACGCCACCCTGCTATGGATCAAGTCACAGGAGGATGCCGGCATCGACACCGTCGGCGACGGGGAACAGTCGCGGCAGCATTTCGTGCACGGCTTCCTCGAATCGGTCGAGGGAATCGACTTCGAGCACAAGGTCAAGATGGGGATTCGCAACAACCGTTATGACGCGATGGTGCCGATGGTGGTCGCGCCTTTACGCTTGCGCGGCAGGGTGCACGAATCGGAGGCGAAGATTGCCCGCGCACATACGAAACGCAAGCTCAAGATCACCATGCCGGGGCCGATGACCATCGTCGACACCATCGCCGACTCGTACTACGGTGACAAGGTGAAGATGGCGATGGCATTCGCCGAGCTGCTGAATCAGGAGGCGCGCGCTCTGGAAGCGCAAGGCGTGGACCTGATCCAGTTCGACGAGCCTGCTTTCAATGTCTACATGGACGACGTGAAGCGCTGGGGAATCGACGCGCTGCATCGGGCAATCGAAGGACTGCGCTGCAAGACCGCCGTTCATATCTGCTACGGTTACGGCATTCAGGCCAATATCGACTGGAAGAAGTCGCTCGGAACCGAATGGCGGCAATACGAAGAGATATTTCCCGCGTTGGCGAAGAGCCGCCTGGATCAGGTGTCGGTCGAGTGCATCAATTCGCGCGTTCCGATCAGCCTGTTGAAGCTGCTGGCGGGAAAGGACGTGCTGCTCGGTGTGATCGACGTGGCGTCCGACAAGATCGAGACCGCGGAAGACGTTGCCGGCGTCATCGCCGAAGCGATGAGGCACGTGCCGAAGGAACGTCTGCAGCCGTGCACGAACTGCGGCATGGCGCCCATGGACCGCAATGTCGCCATGGCCAAGCTCACCGCGCTTGGCGCAGGTGCCGCGCTCGCACGCAGCCGGTATAGCTGAGGCCCTAGCCGTGCGCCTCGCGGCTGTCCGCGGGCGCTTCGCTCCGCTCTTTCATGCCGTAGTCGCGTACCACCGAGGCGACGCGCAGGCGATAGTCCGCGAACACGCCGGCGCGCCCTTTGTTCTGCGCCGCCCGGTGCTCTTCCAGCCTGCGCCATGCGCCGATCGCTTCTTCGTCGCGCCAGAAGGAGATCGAAACGAATTTGTCCGGCGTGACGAGACTCTGGAAGCGCTCGATTGAAATGAACCCGTCGATGCGCTCCAGGTCGGTTCTCAGACGGGCCGCCAGATCGAAATACTCGGCGGCCCTTCCTTCAGCGGGCCAGACTTCGAAAATCACGGCAAGCATGAGGACCTCCTGCGATTGGAGCACTGCAATACTGTAACGGCCGAGTTGGATGGGACGTAATTTTAAATCCGTGTGTCGCTCGTCGACCTAGCTGCGCGCGCCGTCCTCCGTCCTGCTGGCATGGATGTCGGTCAAGTAGGTCTCAGGCCCGAAATAGATCGCGATTGCGGTGAGCAGCGACAGCACGATGATGTAGCCGGCCACCCCCCAGGGCCTGCCACCCGCCCATATCAGCAGCAGGCCGGAAACGAACGGCGCGGGACCGCCCGCGAGCAGCGAGCCCAATTCACGCGCGGAGGCGAAGCCGCTGTAGCGAAGTCGCGCGCCAAACAGCTCCGCGAAGTACGCTGCCTGCGAACCGAACATGCCGGCGACGCCGACAGCGATCACCAGAATGAGTGAGATCCATACCAGCACTGGGGAACCGGTGTCCACCATCCAGAAAAATGGA encodes:
- a CDS encoding TRAP transporter small permease subunit — encoded protein: MKFLLTISHAIDALNERVGRTVLWLVLVMALVSASNALARYLFNLSSNAWLELQWYLFAAIFLLCAGYTLLHNAHIRIDVVSSRLTRRAQAWIDVFGTLFFLLPVSLYIMCLAWPIFVNAWVSGEMSSNAGGLIRWPARLIVPVGFFLLSLQGVSELIKRIAFLKGLIPDPMERHADPAIEQLRADEGAAK
- a CDS encoding methionine synthase, with product MFETTIAGSLPKPSWLAEPNKLWPQWKLSGEALAEAKRDATLLWIKSQEDAGIDTVGDGEQSRQHFVHGFLESVEGIDFEHKVKMGIRNNRYDAMVPMVVAPLRLRGRVHESEAKIARAHTKRKLKITMPGPMTIVDTIADSYYGDKVKMAMAFAELLNQEARALEAQGVDLIQFDEPAFNVYMDDVKRWGIDALHRAIEGLRCKTAVHICYGYGIQANIDWKKSLGTEWRQYEEIFPALAKSRLDQVSVECINSRVPISLLKLLAGKDVLLGVIDVASDKIETAEDVAGVIAEAMRHVPKERLQPCTNCGMAPMDRNVAMAKLTALGAGAALARSRYS
- a CDS encoding antibiotic biosynthesis monooxygenase — translated: MLAVIFEVWPAEGRAAEYFDLAARLRTDLERIDGFISIERFQSLVTPDKFVSISFWRDEEAIGAWRRLEEHRAAQNKGRAGVFADYRLRVASVVRDYGMKERSEAPADSREAHG